Sequence from the Pseudomonadota bacterium genome:
CCATTGGAATTACGCTCCATAATGGTTCATTGCGGCAGCAGTTAACGCAACACTTGCTTGAAAGCGGAGGTTCTGCGGCCGTAAGCGATCGCATCTCCTCTACCAAGTGGCGCGAGGCGGGTGAGATCCTAGATCATTGTCGGGAGCTCTCTATAGCGGTACTACCGATTACAGACCCCAGCTACCCCGTTGCCCTTAGACATATTCAGATTCCGCCCTCTGTGCTCTATATTAAAGCGGTGACCCCTGATTTTATCTTTCCCCCGCATCTTCTGGCGGTTGTTGGAACTAGGGCGGCTTCGGTCGAGATATGCCAGACGGCGACGCGCTTGAGCCGTGAATTTGCAGAGGCGGGCTTTACGATCGTTAGTGGACTAGCGCTTGGAATCGATGGGGCGGCACACCGAGGGGCGCTGGCAACACAGCTTCCCTGCCCAACGATTGCGGTCTTAGCGCATGGGCTAAACCGAGTGTACCCCTCCTCACATGAGCGGCTTGCCGACAGGATAGTGGCGGCAGGTGGTGCCCTTATCTCTGAGTATGCGCCTGGAACTGAACCGTTTAAGCACCACTTTCTTGAGCGCAATCGGATAATCGCCGGACTTTGTCGTGGGGTAGTTGTAATTCAGGCCGGACAACGCAGCGGCTCCCTGGTGACGGCGCGCTATGGAGCTGACTTTGGGCGTGATGTGTTCGTTTTTCAGGGCCAGAACGGAGATGAGAGGTACTCCGGTGGACAGCAGTTGATAGAGGATGGAGCGACAGCGATTAGCTCAGCAGCAGATCTATTGCTGGAGTACGGGCTAGCACCATCTGGAGTTTGGGAGAATCTCTCTATCGAGGAGTTCTTAAGAGTTCGCGAGGTGTCGCATGCGGAGCTGCTAAGTCTTGAAATGCAGGGGGTAGTTATTAGACTCCCGGGTAACCAGCTCTCTGTGTGGATAAACTCTGTATAGAGGTTATGCAGCCATCTGACACAGCAGAAACTCAGAGCAGTATTAGGCTAACTCATCCAGGGGTCCTTATTTAGAGCGATCATAGCTTCTATTCAAGATGGATTTAATAGCATAAATTATTCATGTTTTAGTAGTATTTTAGCTAGTTTTCCATTTCTGGAGGCCCCATGAAAAGCTGTTGCATGCTTCAAACCGATTCAAATATCTCAGTAACGGTGTGTCGTCTAACGCTCGCCCTTGTGTTCTTGCCGCACGGGGTACAGCTTGCTTTCGGCTGGTTCGGTGGGCCTGGATTTTCTGCTGCGATGGCGCTTTTTACTGATAATCTTGGGCTTCCGGTTATCGTGTCCCTGCTTGTGATTATGGCGCAGTTAGTTGGTGGGCTTTGCCCGGCGCTTGGATTTGCGAGCCGTTTTTGCGCTGCTAGTTTAATTATCGTCATGGTTGGAGCTATCTTTATTGCGCATTGGGAGCACGGTTTCTTTATGAACTGGTTCGGTGCACAGAAGGGTCAGGGGTTTGAGTATCATCTACTGGCTATAGGACTTGCGCTCTCCGTTGTTATTAGTGGTGGAGGGAGGTTTTCGGTTGATCGGTTGTTAGGGCAGGGGAGCTGTCAGGAAAAAACAACGGGTGCGACAAAGGCAAAGAAGGCTCCGACCAAGTAGCACGCCACCGCAAAGTATAGGATTATACCATCAGCTCGTTTCCATCTCTTGCAGTATGCGGCGAGCTCAGCATCGATTGGGCAAGCTGCGCGCTCCCCGAGCTTTCTAAGGGATGCCGAGAGAATAAGCAGAGCTCCAGCGACACCAAAGACCAGCAGCTTTCTTTCAGAGAGCCAGATAAGTTGCGGCAAAGCGCTAAATAGCGAGACCACGGTTGCGCCAAGCCCCAGGGTGACTAGGAGTGCGGGTAGGGCGCAGCAGAGTAGGGTTGAGACCGAGGAGAGTAGGGTCAGGAAAGGGAGCGCTTTTTTAAGCATCTGGCCCCCTTTTTATCTCGATTACCTCAAAGCCGGCGTCTTTTATAGTGCTACGCAGAGCTTCATCTGAGATCGTCGAGCTGCCCTTGGTCTCTATAGTAACTTTTTTTGTTTCCATATCGACCGCGATGTTTTTAACGTGATCATCCCTCATGAACGTTTTCTTTATTCCCTGGGCGCAGAACGTACAGACGAGCCCCTTGACTGTGACTGTGATCTGCTCGGCTTGAGCAACTAGGGGCGAGAGGGTTAGAGCCACGACAAATATACACAGTAATTTTTTCATATCATTCTCCGATTAAAAATGAGCCATCGCAGCTAGAAAGAGCATGCCCTTGGTACTAGAGCCAACCTCTAAAGCATAGTTGTTGTAAAAAAATCGCACCAGCGGAGTCACCCGTGTTGGGTCTTGCATCTCGGGCATATAGTCGAGCTGTACGATTAGCCAGCTTTGCAGCGACTCTAACGGGGCCTTATAGGGCGATATTCCAGCGCGCGCACGAAGTCGAGTAAAGTGTACGTTCTGCCCCGATTGCAGGCTCTCTGCTGAGGCGAGGGTGTAGATCCTCCGAGTTTCGTAGTTGGCTTCAAGGGCTCCGTACCCGGCGAAGCCATCGTTATGGAGAGAATCGTGTCTTCCACCGACTCCGAGTGAGGCGTATAGGTTGCCCTGAGAGTCGAGCTCGTTCCAACGCTTGAGGAGATAGTTAATCTGCCCGATACCGAAGTTAGCTGAGCTTTGTTCCCCCTCGCGGTAGTATTCAGATGGGCCGAACGAGAGGCGGGCGGTTGGTGAATAATTAACCTGGAGGTCGGACCAGTCACCACCATAGCTAGGCATAATGGCCCAGCCATCTTTAAAGCTAACCGGATTAGCGTAGGCAGCGCGGGGGAAGGCGCAGATAGCGCAGATGATGAGGAGCCAGAGAGCTCTAGGAAACATATCTCAATAGTAGCGCGGGAAATTGAACTTAGGTAGTAGTTCTCAGTGCTAACGCCTCGCCCTAGAATCTAAGCGTAGGCGAAGCCCTGGGAGCGCCATTCTCGATAATAACCAGGTTCGATGCTTAGGTAGGGGGTCTTATTCACTGTCGGATGAGCTGGTGCTGGACCTGATACTGGGTGTTCAAAATAACGGGTAGCTATCACTACTCCCTGTGACCCAAATTCAAGTTTTGAGCCCAAGTTACTTCGACAGCCAGATCACTTTGCTGAGGTCAACAAAGCGATCTTGCAAGTCTTGTTGATACCGAGTAAGATAATGTAGGTAGTTATTAATAACTACCTATACTATCTTACTGTCATGTCGTCGAATAAACGGACTAAACTTCTTAAGTTTCTTGATAAATACGGGGTAGTTCGCCCCAAAGACGTTGAGGCAATCGGAATCTCAGGAGTGTATCTTAACAAACTCCACCGAGAGGGGGTTCTTGAACGACCAAGCCGCGGAATTTATACCATAAAGGGAGCAAAGGTTGACCAGAATCAAACGCTTGTAGAGGCGTGCAAGCGAATTCCAAAAGGCACCGTCTGTCTTCTTTCAGCGCTCCAGTTTCACGGACTGACTACACAACTACCCTTTGAGGTTTGGCTTGCAATTGATGTTAAAGCTCACCGCCCACAGGGAGATCTGCCGCCTGTGCGTATTTGTAGGTTCTCAAAAGCTTCACTCGGTTTTGGAGTACAAAAGCACAAAATCGGAAGCTCTTATGTGAAAGTCTATTCGCCGGCTAAAACAGTCGCCGATTGTTTTAAATATCGAGGTAAAATCGGGCTTGATGTTGCAATAGAAGCACTTCGTGCTGTTTGGTCAAAAAAGAAATCCTCCATGGACGATCTACACACAGCGGCTAAAGCTTGTCGTGTTGCCAACGTTATGCGCCCTTATCTGGAATCTCTCATATGACCTCAGGTAAGAATATTGCCGCTTCAATTCGACAACGCCTGCTGAATATAGCGAGGGAGCAGAGGATCGAGTTCCAATTGATTCTTACTCGGTTTGCCCTTGAAAGATTTCTTTACCGCCTATCCCAATCCAACTACTCAAATGATTTGTGCTGAAAGGTGCAATGCTATTTCAAGTATGGGGCGGTTCCTTACATCGTCCTACACGAGATCTTGACCTACTCAGCTTTGGAACACCCGACATTGCCTACTTCACTAAAACTATAAAAGAGATCTGCGACCAAGACTTCTCCGATGATGGCTTACTTTTCCACAGTGAATCAATCCTGTTGGAGCGCATCAAAGAGGAAGACGAGTATCAGGGACTCAGGGCGACCCTGATCGTGACATTAGATACAGCTCGAATCCCGCTCCAGATTGATATCGGTTTTGGCGACGCCATCATTCCCGCACCAGTTAAAATTGATTATCCCACTCTTCTAGACTTACCCATCCCCAAGTTGCGCGCGTATTCAAAAGAGACAGTAATTGCAGAAAAGTTTCATGCAATGGTTCACCGAGGGATCGCAAACAGTCGCATGAAGGATTTTTATGATATTTGGGTCTTGGCAACAACCTATACGTTTGAAGAGAATGTGTTGAAAAATGCTATCAGGGCTACTTTCAAGAGGAGAGATACTCAGATTCCGATTGAGGCACCACTCGCCCTAACAACAGAGTTTGCTGAAGATGTTACTAAAATGACGCAGTGGTCTGCATTTCTCAGAAAAGGAAAATTACTCGCGGCGGAATCAACAACGTTGAAGCAAATTGTACCCATACTTGAAGCGTTCATCATGCCTGCAATCAAGGAATCCACGGAGAGCGAAAATTCAGATAGGATCTGGAATTATAAATCGATGAGTTGGATCAAAAAGTCTGAATAGCTTTCAGAGCATTTCACGAAATATCAATCGATTTCATAAAATAAATTTCCAAAATGGGGTGGCTGACGGGGTTTGAACCCGCGACCACCGGAACCACAATCCGGTGCTCTACCAACTGAGCTACAGCCACCACTAGGAACGGTATGTCGACATCCACAGCTGTGAAGGGGTCTTGGTCCGTTGCTACTGAGTGGTTTAACGGAGAGCCCGCACAGGCGGAGATCGCTAGGGAGACATTAGTTAAGGGCGCTATCCAAGTCAAGTTGACCTGAAAGGTTAGGGGGTTAGGCTGCCTATATGGCAGGTCAGAATGGATCCTAGTGAATTGGAAGATTTTTTCAGATGCCCCTAACACCAGAGCGCAGTATAGTGCCTCCCATGAACATTATCACTACGCACCGCTCCCCTAACTTTACAGACCTCACGATCCCGGTCGAATTTGTTGTGCTGCACTACACAGCAGCTACCCTTGAACGGACCATGGAGATCTTTATGGATAGTGCGCGCGAGGTCTCGGCGCATCTCGTAATCGATCTAGATGGGAGCGTATACGAAATGGTGCCGTGCTTATCGGGGAATGCCCTGCGAGCCTGGCACGCCGGGAAAAGTCGATTTGATATTTCGGTGGGTGGAAGAGCTCATACGATTGATGGATTTAATGATCGCTCAATAGGCATCGAACTCGTTAATCTAAACGGAAATATCTTTCCATATACCGAGCTGCAGTATAACTCGCTCTTCTCAGTTATTGAGCGACTAAAGGGGCTCTACCCTAATTTAAAACGGCCTGAGTCGATAGTTGGGCATGAGCAGATAGCTGGCTTTAGAGGTAAATGCGATCCAGGTCGGTGCTTTGAGTGGGATCGGTTCTTCGCCCTCTGTTATCCGCAGCAGGGCGCCCCAGGACGCAACTACGTATGTCAGGAGCCGCTAGCCGTTAAGGTTAGTGAACTGGCAAAATCCCTGGGGGTTCGGCGCGATCCCACTACTGGCCTAATTGAGACCCCCGCAGCGGTCTCTGATACCTTCTTTAGTCATCTTAGCGCGCTGTGCGAGAGCGCTCTAAGTAAGGAGTAGGGGGGCGATTTAGCACAACCTGTTGACAGAAGGCCCCATCCTGTTAAATGATCGAGTATATATAGGGTGACGGTCTTATTGTCCCCACTTTTTTCTTATATTGTTTGGTACCTATGATTCAGCACAACCAGCTCTCCCGTTCCATCGCAATAACTATGCGCTCTCTTGTGTTTGTAAGCATAACAGCCCTATTTGCAACTGGGTGCGGCCCACGCGGAGAGTCGCACACCCTAGATCAGGTCTTTACCGATGCCAGAGAGTCCTATACCGGTGCCGTGACTAAGGTCGCCCCTGAGGTAAATAACTCTCTAAAGAGCCTAACCTCTGCGCTTGATCGCATCGCAGGTGTTGGTGGTGGTGGAGATGCTCGTCAGGTATCGAGGGATATCGCTGGCACCCTAACAGATCTCAGTGTTAAAGCTGGATTGACCGTACGCCCCGCGATGAGTGAGTTGATTAACCAGTATCGCTCCGTTGCAAACTCAACCGCAGCACCGGTAGCTCTCGGCGCAGCGAACCTAAAGCTTCTTGCCGCGCGCACCTACAACCTCTTAGCAGCAGAGCTTAAAACAACGCAGTTTAAGTTGTAACTTCCTAAAATCTTGTAGTTTTCAGCTCAAATCTGACCTTGTTATCG
This genomic interval carries:
- a CDS encoding N-acetylmuramoyl-L-alanine amidase translates to MNIITTHRSPNFTDLTIPVEFVVLHYTAATLERTMEIFMDSAREVSAHLVIDLDGSVYEMVPCLSGNALRAWHAGKSRFDISVGGRAHTIDGFNDRSIGIELVNLNGNIFPYTELQYNSLFSVIERLKGLYPNLKRPESIVGHEQIAGFRGKCDPGRCFEWDRFFALCYPQQGAPGRNYVCQEPLAVKVSELAKSLGVRRDPTTGLIETPAAVSDTFFSHLSALCESALSKE
- a CDS encoding DoxX family protein, with amino-acid sequence MKSCCMLQTDSNISVTVCRLTLALVFLPHGVQLAFGWFGGPGFSAAMALFTDNLGLPVIVSLLVIMAQLVGGLCPALGFASRFCAASLIIVMVGAIFIAHWEHGFFMNWFGAQKGQGFEYHLLAIGLALSVVISGGGRFSVDRLLGQGSCQEKTTGATKAKKAPTK
- the dprA gene encoding DNA-processing protein DprA, coding for MSIRSETTEERDLLCTIGITLHNGSLRQQLTQHLLESGGSAAVSDRISSTKWREAGEILDHCRELSIAVLPITDPSYPVALRHIQIPPSVLYIKAVTPDFIFPPHLLAVVGTRAASVEICQTATRLSREFAEAGFTIVSGLALGIDGAAHRGALATQLPCPTIAVLAHGLNRVYPSSHERLADRIVAAGGALISEYAPGTEPFKHHFLERNRIIAGLCRGVVVIQAGQRSGSLVTARYGADFGRDVFVFQGQNGDERYSGGQQLIEDGATAISSAADLLLEYGLAPSGVWENLSIEEFLRVREVSHAELLSLEMQGVVIRLPGNQLSVWINSV
- a CDS encoding heavy metal-associated domain-containing protein, with translation MKKLLCIFVVALTLSPLVAQAEQITVTVKGLVCTFCAQGIKKTFMRDDHVKNIAVDMETKKVTIETKGSSTISDEALRSTIKDAGFEVIEIKRGPDA
- a CDS encoding nucleotidyl transferase AbiEii/AbiGii toxin family protein: MLFQVWGGSLHRPTRDLDLLSFGTPDIAYFTKTIKEICDQDFSDDGLLFHSESILLERIKEEDEYQGLRATLIVTLDTARIPLQIDIGFGDAIIPAPVKIDYPTLLDLPIPKLRAYSKETVIAEKFHAMVHRGIANSRMKDFYDIWVLATTYTFEENVLKNAIRATFKRRDTQIPIEAPLALTTEFAEDVTKMTQWSAFLRKGKLLAAESTTLKQIVPILEAFIMPAIKESTESENSDRIWNYKSMSWIKKSE
- a CDS encoding type IV toxin-antitoxin system AbiEi family antitoxin domain-containing protein, translating into MSSNKRTKLLKFLDKYGVVRPKDVEAIGISGVYLNKLHREGVLERPSRGIYTIKGAKVDQNQTLVEACKRIPKGTVCLLSALQFHGLTTQLPFEVWLAIDVKAHRPQGDLPPVRICRFSKASLGFGVQKHKIGSSYVKVYSPAKTVADCFKYRGKIGLDVAIEALRAVWSKKKSSMDDLHTAAKACRVANVMRPYLESLI